In the genome of Acyrthosiphon pisum isolate AL4f unplaced genomic scaffold, pea_aphid_22Mar2018_4r6ur Scaffold_10856;HRSCAF=11463, whole genome shotgun sequence, the window tatatatttttattgttatctaaatatttaaatacgatgTCGAAAGGAGAACgagattttaattcaaaattaatagaagCAATCGAAGGATACGTCTGCTTGTACGATTACAAAAACAAGGATTATAGAAATAGAGATAAGGTCGACCTGGCCTGGGAAAATGTTTCAAAGGAGGTAGGACGAACAGGTTAGTAAACAACTTTGAAATAACTTcgatatatatttgttaatattaatgattacaatggtttttagtcataaacttaatttattatatatacaagtataagtataaatataaatataaatataagtataagttaCCAAATATATCTATAGCGACTatagtgatatttttattttcatatttaataaccaTGTGATTACTCTATACTTCCCACAATTCTTAACCATTGAGGTGGAATAGCAACACCAGGTTTTAAGAAGTAATCACTGAGGTAGTCTCTCATTCCCTTTGCTGTCGTTAAATTAACGTTTCTGTTTATTTCTAAGTTTACATTCGGCATATGAGTGTCTTCATCAATATTAACATCATTTCTTGGCGTATACATTTTTCCTTCTGTTTTGCGAATGTAATTATGCAAAACACatgcacattttataatagatatcacGGTTTTTTCTGAGCAACCTATAGGCGTTTCAAACACACGAAACTTAGATGTGAGCATTCCAAAGGCACACTCGACTGTCTTACGACCTAAAGACAGCCTAAAATTGAAAACTCGTTGCTTATCTGTTAAAGAGCTTCTAGGATATGGTcgcataatatatgttttaagagGGAATGCCTCATCTGCTGAAAAATAATAAGGGAAGCTGTGTTCGTTTTCGTCAAGTGGTAATGGTTCTGGTGGTGGTAAATTAAGACCATCAGCTTGCAACCATCGACCT includes:
- the LOC103311628 gene encoding protein ALP1-like — protein: YLATGGSFRALAHYFVRGERTIGMTVAETTEAIWTCLHPEWLPVPDTNAWKNISARYQQLWSLPHCLGSIDGKHIRIKKFGNTGSRNFNYKGYFSVQLMACADADGCFVTIDVGDLGRNSDGGVFRSSRLGRWLQADGLNLPPPEPLPLDENEHSFPYYFSADEAFPLKTYIMRPYPRSSLTDKQRVFNFRLSLGRKTVECAFGMLTSKFRVFETPIGCSEKTVISIIKCACVLHNYIRKTEGKMYTPRNDVNIDEDTHMPNVNLEINRNVNLTTAKGMRDYLSDYFLKPGVAIPPQWLRIVGSIE